The Lycium barbarum isolate Lr01 chromosome 11, ASM1917538v2, whole genome shotgun sequence genome contains the following window.
TAATAAAATTCTCATATCAACCACAAAAGATGTGCAGCAAGGTTCCAAAAATATCATCTTCCAGCCCCATATGCCCTTCACTTTCCTACCGTTTCCTACACCAGTATCGAATATCCTCAGCTTTTTTCTTGCTAAACTAATTATCCCATCCAAATGACCATCATATTATAAAAAATTCTCAAATCATCCACCAAAATTGTGCAGCAAGGTTAGTCCAAAAATCTAACAAGACAAAATGCTATTTTTTTAGCCGAAAGATAACCACCTATTTTAAAACCAAAACTAAGCAGGCTTAATATCTTCAAAGACCATCTTTTAGTCATAAAACACCACATCTTGATTGTTAGAAAACCAAATGACTGACATTAATGTAGACCTCACAAAATCTAGCTAAGTAAAGACCCTCTTTAGAGTTGTGCTTCAAAAAAATTAAGActtcaaaaaaaattcaaatataatTATCTTTTCGAAGGTTTCATTAAAGTAGAAAATTTAATTACTTCTAAGAAAGACACAAATGTCAAAATTAAGTTGAATATATGTATACAATCAACCTGTAATTTTCTCCAATTTGTGTTGAAAGACACTTCCGCTCAATTTGAGATCATCATCACCCTGTAATTCCATCAGATTTCATCAATTATGTCAGCAGGGCTCTGTTACTTTCTTGTTGCCACAATTATCCATTTCAACAATGGCAACCTTAAACATAAGCATAAACACGAATGATCAAATCCCTTGAAATGAATAATTAAGAGAAAAGAATGTTACCTGTTTagcctttttttaaaattttagttcAAGACCTGTAACATTTGAAAGCAGTAAGCATTTAACAGGGCCCAAAACACAGACAACCTTCAATAGTTCTCCTCATTTAATTGATTCCTCGATGGCTACAAATTCAACTCTCAAAAACATCTATGGTCAGTTTTTGCTGTTGAAATTGACGAAGGGAAAGATATAGATCAGTGCTTATTGGGCATCAGATATATTAATCGAGAGATACTCAAGAATTAAATTCAACAGGTCAATGAATAATCCATATAAATTAAAAAGCTGAATCGACTGAAGAATACAACATGTTTGTTAGATTGTCCGTAAGCCTAGATCGTTTTCATCACattcataaaataaaaattagctccttttttttttttttttttttagatttcatTTTCAGTTACCTCACTAAAGTTCATCATATTAATTTTGGAGCTTCATTTGATTACATCGGTGCTGTAATCCTGCGTCATAAAAAATATTGGCAGGCACTACTTTAAAGCAAAGCCACATAATACTACATAAGTACATATACAACTAACAGATGGCATTCAACCAAGCAATTAAATTAAAGGAGTTTATTAGGGTACTTGAATGCCTGAGTTTCAGGGGGTGATTTTGTCACTGAGAAAGTTGCTCGATCAAATTGCTATCCTTGCAAAAATTTTCCCAGGTGTAACAAAAGGCAATATAAAAGCAGTTATATTAATATGGTAAATCAAATATGGATAGCTATTAAATAAAATAACCAAGGCTCGAAATGGCTACATTCATCTATTACTAATATATTATTATATGTATTTGTACTAACATTGTATTAGTTACTTACCTTAACAGTAGTAAATGTATAATTTAATACTCGTAAAAGTAGTTAGATTAGTATGGTAAATTCAACATAGATAGCAATTAAATTAAATAACCACGGCCTCAAAATGGCAACatgcttctctctctctctctatatatatatatatagtatattagtTATTTACGTTTTTATTTAGGTATTGCCAATAtttattattcttccaaattAAATTCACATAAAAAAGGCAGTTAGATTAGTATGGTAAATCTAATATGGAAATCTCAATAATTCATTCATCCTCAAAATCTTCGAATTTCTCAACATACCTCTAATGGAGATCTAGCCTTTCTCCTTCATTTCTTTTGTATTATATTTTTCCTTTACGTTTTTCTTTTTACTTGTACTGATTTCAGGGTACTTCCTGGTAGAATAATTTTTCTCTGTTAACAAACACACGCATTGATTCCCTTCTTTGTGTTCTCTACTATGGCCACGAGCGATAATGGTCATCGGCCTTTCCCCGAAGATTTAGATAGGAATATTCTAGTCAAGCTGCCGGTGAAGTCCTTGTTGCGGTTCAAATGTGTCTGCAAGAACTGGTACACTCTTATCAAGAATCCTAATTTTATTAAAGAACACTTGAATAATTGTAACAAGAACAAATCCCTCCAACTTCTGATTTATGATTATGGTGCATCAGACGGTTCCCCTCCCATTACTTTGATTTCTGATCATGGTGTATTCCCTTTACATGAGAATCCTGATTATTTCCAAAGGTTTAGAGGTATGACGAATATTCTTATAGGTTGTGTTGATGGAATATATCTTTTGGAGAGAGTAAGTGATGACAAATATTCGTATGCGTTGTGGAATCCTGCGATCAGGGAGGTGAGGCCCCTCCCTGAACCCAAAATACCATTTTCCACCAGGGAAGGCTTCTTTGGGTGCGGATTAGACCCCTCAAGTAATGATTATAAGATTGTTTACTTTATTAAGAATAGATATGCAGCGGTCTATTCATGTTCTAGAGACTCATGGAGAATCTtcgaattcacatttagaattttCCATCCCGCTAAGAACTGTATTGAAACGTTTGCTCTTGGTATTGCTTATCTGAACGGAGCTTATTACTGGATGATAAATGAGTATACACCAGAAGGGGTTAAATGCATTTTTCTTTCATTTGACTTTAGCAATGAGGTGTTTGGAAAGATTGATGGGCCAGTTCATTACTCTGTTACTAGGATGCCTATATTGTTTGATGACTCTATTGCCCTCTTAAACTATTGTGAAGATTTTGTTTATGATATATGGGTAATGATCCGACCAGGAGTTTGGAATAAACGTTTTACCTTTCAATGCTTTCCATATTTTAAGTCTTGGTATTCTAGCACTGTCATTTTTGTAACCAGAAGTTCTCGGCTAGTCTCCTATAATGTTAAGACTCAGAAGACAACACATCTTGGATTAAGTTATCCAGGCCTGAAGAGATTCTCATATAAGGATCGTTGTGCAGTTTATCCTTATAAGGAGAGCTTAGTAGCAATTAAGCGGGAAAATGAATGAGCTGGCCCATTGAAACTATCCTGAAATATGTGACTCCTCCATTGAGCTTTAAAATAAGAGGAGACAATATGCGAGAAACTTATGTGTGGAGACAGAGAAGGGAAACACTAAACACAACTTGCACAAGTCTTTCTCCTTTGAAGTTGAAActttttttctcttcattttttcagtttttctttGAGAAGAAGCTTTCCAAGCTCATAAAATTCTTGTAAGTTGCTAATTAATTGATATATTTGAAGTTGAATTTTCTTGGAACATTACTGTCAAATGAGTGATCCTTTTTTTCAATAAACTTCGAATTCTTGAagcttctttctcttttggtCTTTATTTAGTTCTGAAATTAATTTGAAATTCAATTTTCTTGGGAGCCAATGGTGACTTTTGGTGTATCTTCTTCaattgttttcttccaaaaacatgcaaacacttgttcatttCCCCTTTAAACTAGTGATTCTCGTTGTAAAGCAAAAGAACGTCTAGAGTAACATTCTTCCTTTCAAGAATACTTCACCGCACGCATATCTGCTTTATTTTCCAAGTTACTAATCCCAGTAATCTGTTTTCTTTTAGGTCACATAACAGTATGCATTGTCATTAAATAGAAGTTAAACACACATACTTTATACACtttaatttttgaaaatatttaatcAACTTTGGTTAATGTTACGACCCATTTATAAACTCAGTTAAAAGTCTATGAATAATTTGACTATTTGTGAAAAGTACAAAGTCCACACCTAATtatttatttttggaaaattaggaATCCGTTTTGAAAAGAAAGTTATTAAAACCTTTATATCTTGAAAATTAGAGAAAATGTAAGGGTTAGAGTGATTTTCCAAGGAAGGTGTTAGACATCTCTGAAAATTTGCAAATGCAGTTACCGGTGGATTTTAAAAACATTTTTGTAGCTAAAAGTATAACTTGTTTGAAAAATGGGAGTTTGAAAAAGTGGTTTTATTCATTTAACACTTTAATTACTTCATTAATTCAACAAGTGAACTAAGAGCCTGTCAAGCCTAGCGGCTAAAAGAGGCTTATTTTgagaagtgtttttttttttaaattacttttcaaaaaagtacttttcgtgagaagtagtttgtgtttggctaattcaTTTGAAAAGTGTCATTAATGGCTTTTAATAAGCAGATTGTGTTTGACTAATCTTTTTAAGAAAATGCTTTTGAGTGTCAAATTATGAAAAAGTACGAGTATATCAATGAACATTTACTATCAAGATTGTTTTAAAGAGAGaaattgttttaaatatataTTATGAAAGACTTCAatgaagtttttatttttatttaattaaaatttaataatACATATTAAAGTTTTCAATAAATATATGTAGAAAGTTCCCGTATAAACTTCTGATTTTTGTCCTACCAAAGAAATTCCGCCAACATGTTGAAAGTTTCCATGGACAGGCAGTATTGAACCCTAAAAAAGGGCACTTGTAGCCTAGGAAACAATGTTTTTACCACTGACAACAGGAGGGATGAACATTACTGACATTTATGTATGGAATAGAGCAGCTATACTCAAACATCTCTGGAATCTCTGTAAAAAGAAAGACACGCTCTGGATTCAATATATTTGTCACAACCCCGACcaggagtatgacaggctccgacccgtaggccgaagTCACCTGATTTAAccgttacttggacatcacataccataactcaagGAACATCGGCTGGCGGAAAAAAAAGGCCAATCATAGAAATATTCGATAATTCAACACAGATGTACATATGCTGACCGGTAAGGTCACGACAACATAAAatatatcataaagccgacaaggttatcaaaaaaaaaaatatcaagaagccaaaacaaggccgacaaggccatacattaTATTTACATATCCGacaatgtccatgagcctctaagagtatacatatgaacatatattatactaacGGAAgaataccaaaagatagcaagcccggagtagtggtacttgctaacaccgctgaagctggaaaatcctactgcggttgctcctcaataactctgtcagagcctgcagca
Protein-coding sequences here:
- the LOC132620150 gene encoding putative F-box protein At3g10430, giving the protein MATSDNGHRPFPEDLDRNILVKLPVKSLLRFKCVCKNWYTLIKNPNFIKEHLNNCNKNKSLQLLIYDYGASDGSPPITLISDHGVFPLHENPDYFQRFRGMTNILIGCVDGIYLLERVSDDKYSYALWNPAIREVRPLPEPKIPFSTREGFFGCGLDPSSNDYKIVYFIKNRYAAVYSCSRDSWRIFEFTFRIFHPAKNCIETFALGIAYLNGAYYWMINEYTPEGVKCIFLSFDFSNEVFGKIDGPVHYSVTRMPILFDDSIALLNYCEDFVYDIWVMIRPGVWNKRFTFQCFPYFKSWYSSTVIFVTRSSRLVSYNVKTQKTTHLGLSYPGLKRFSYKDRCAVYPYKESLVAIKRENE